Below is a genomic region from Choristoneura fumiferana chromosome 30, NRCan_CFum_1, whole genome shotgun sequence.
taTTGTAAagataatatgaataaatttaaacattGTATTCAAAGTTTGTcctttaataatgtaatatcAAAAACAGATCCAAATGAGGCGTTTAATGAGTTTGTCGATTTATTTCGATTGTTTTATGACTTATGTTTCCCTAAGCATtatgttacaataaaaacttgCAAAAAGATGAAATGGATTACTagaggaataaaaaaatgtagtaaaGTCAAAAGGAAACTTCTTTGGGAATACAGGCTAAAATCCACGATggctaataaattaaaactaaaaaaatactctgtactatttaaaaaattaccaaATTGTCGCAACGCATTCAAAacataaatacaattaaaacggctgaaaataaaacaaaatcagcatggACGGTTATTAATAGATCAAGGCCAAGCAAACCCAAAGAAtatattgaaaaaattaaagtcAATGAATTTATCATAACTGAACCCGAAAAGATTGCGAAGGCCTTCAATGACTATTACGTTGATAAAGTAACAAGAGATCCCAATGTACGTTATTGCGACAACACATCCATTGCTTCTAAAGCAGCATCCATGTTCATGTCACCGTGCACGCCAGTGGATGTCTATAAAGCCATAAAAGAactaaagaataaaaatagtgtGGGTCATGATGGTATATCAACAAAAATAGTGAAATGTGTAGCGGAGTACATATCTCCTTGTCTCAGCCATATACTGAATCTATGTATAAGTGAGGGCATTTTCCCGGATAGATTAAAAACAAGTATAGTTAAACCTCTGTTTAAAAGAGGCAATAAAGAGGATATGAAATGTTATAGGCCAGTTGCTCTCATAACTATATTTgcaaaaatttttgaaaaaattattCATAAACAACTTTACACATATTTTGAAAAACAACATATACTTGCTAAAGAACAGCAAGGATTTAGAAAGGGCAGGTCAACCAATTTGGCAATTTTTGATCTATTAAAGACTGTTACTAAATATGTAGACTTAAGGAAACCTATCTGTACTCTGTATATGGACATGACGCAAGCATTTGATCATGTTGACCATGACGTTCTCATTAATAAGTTATGTGCATATGGTATACGGGGTAATGTTTTGGAACTGCTAAAGTCATACTTAAACAGGAGACGACAGCATGTCGAGATATCGAGAATTGataccaaaacaaaaaaagaagtatcATATCAATCACATGGTCGCATCATGAAATATGGTGTTCCACAGGGCACGGTGCTAGGCCCgctattatttgtaatttatattaatgatTTGCCTAGGTCTGTAAATCACCCTATGACACTATTTGCGGATGATAGTTCTGTTATGATTAATTGTGAAAATGAAATGActtatgaaaatgaaattaactCAACTTTATCTAGTGTTATAACTTGGCTTGCAAATAACAATCTTAAAATTAacctaacaaaaacaaaaataatgcaTTATTATCAACGTAAATCTAATGTACCGGCTGTGAAGATCAATTATCAGGGTACTGAAATTGATGAAGTGTCAGTTACATCCTTTTTGGGAGTTAATATTGATACGTCACTGACATGGAAATCACATgttgatattttatgtacaaaattGTCAAAATCTTCTTATGCACTTCATAAACTAAGACAAATAGTTAACGAGGAAACTGTTATGTCGGCTTATCATGCTTTGGTAGCGTCTAATTAGAGATATGGAATAATTTTTTGGGGCAATTCTACCGATCGGGAAAGAGTCTTTAAAAGTCAAAAAACATGTATCAGGGCAATATTTGGATTGAAACCAATTGATAGTTGTAggccattttttattaaacataaaatattgacATTATATTCAATTTACATCCTGGAGATCGCATTATTTGTCAAATGTaatcctgaattatttcaaCGAAAAGAAATCACAACTTTTCATAATCTACGACCACGCGATAATGACCAGGTACGGAGACAGAGGGCTAATACTGCACTGCTAAGGAAAAGCATATTTGGCATGGCCCCTGTCATCTATAATGTAATTCCGAAAGATATAAGGGACAGTGACATAAGTGGGTTTAAGCAAAAACTATTCAGACTGCTCGTAGGGAAATGCTATTATTcagttaatgattttttaaatgattatgtaaataaataatgcatgttttaatttttaatcttaaattttaattttaactaattttTCTTACCAATGAAATGGACATTAATATcacttttgacattttaataggtttttttgtattgtaattgagggttgtattattgtatggagttcttttatttttatttgcattagcACTTTTACttcaataaacaatttgtacgCCGCAAGGTAAAACATGTAGGACTTCTTATCTTTTTTATGTGTACCAACTGTATTTAACTATTACTcatgtttaagcaaataaaatattttatctttatctttatctttaaaaatttaatttgattttaattctatttattttatttttaagtgtgattttaattctagttttattgtttcgacatatattttttcgttgattttatatttttttaatttgtcaattgttgatttattaacagaaaagcacagagttataacacatatacaaaatttttaaaaaatacaactactatctaatctacttactatttacaaaaacttatactaaatagaaaacgtcttcaaggctgctgctttgggggccgttcctaggaggctggcagcattacctctctggataGCTAGGCTGATGCGTTGTGCAAAGTAAGCACCAGCCCGCCGATCCCTTGAGGTATCTACCAGCCGAGATGATATCTGGCGGAAGagctgtatattttttaattttgaaccgAACTAACTTAGTTTGAAAGTTttgtactaaaaaataaattgatctaTGTTATctgcataataaataaataaataataataattattattaataataataggtactcaGTATAGattgtcattgcggttgtgaatcggacactgctCAGCATAATGTAACATCTTAGTTAAGTGTACAATTGTTCTTatcttaatgagggctatcgcgtatgaattcgccgctagaggcgctagtgtagcgtgaggtctccgaaaaatcaaatctcatagtttttgggtgagctacgtgagtttatttataattagaataattttgtgaatatacGCGAATAACTAATAGTTGCTGTTGGTagtgcagcattacaacgctgcataAGTGTAGCGTGTTGCATACTTTTCGGTCGTTTCCCAGCCGTTTTCACTGGCCGGTATTTTCCTGGCTGTTATTTTTTCGACTCGTATTTGgtttttgatttgaaatttgaaatttaaattctaTGTTTTGATAGTTTTTTCCGCGTTTTTGTTTCGAATTATTCATACAGTACAGTTCTGCGTACCGAGATTTCCTATATATATTACGTTTCGCATGGCCACCCGTTGTTTGCCCTTCGTTCAACTCTGAATTTCTCCAGGACAGAGTGAGTAAAAGTAATGTAATGAATTGAAGAGCATGAAAAGGGCGTCCTGCAGAAGTTTCGAGTTCCCGGGAAGCGTTTTCAGCGCCGGGTGCCACCGAACAACGttattttcaaagaaaaacaTCACAATTTTACCATTATCATACAACTTCGATATTTTGTGACTGTGGTGGCTTTTTCCCGGACGCCTGAACTTGAGGCGCTTTACCAGCATTGCTGATTTTACATCGggtttatatatatgtaaaatgtatatattttttattgcgttTTTGCCTAGGGTCGTGTCTGTTAGGTTTTTCCTTGttttggtttaattttaaatttatttccaGTCCGAGGGTCATGAAGCACCCGTTTTAAGCATCGTTCCGGTGGTTTTTCTCATCCGGATAATCACGCGGTATCCAATATTCTCTGGGTACCAAGCTGCCAACCAGGATCCATGAAGCCAGTTGGATGAAGAGGAGGTGGATATCGATGTGGTTCGACTTTCTTAGTGTTaccaaataatttaatgtgCTATTCTGTATTTTTTCCCTAATATACTATTTCCCTTACAACGATACCTAAGATACTAGGATTTCTCTAAGGTAGATAGTATCACCCTAATTGTAGGCTGGTCTACGTCCTAAACGATCGTATAGGTAGTTACTAGTTATTTACTTCTTAGGATACGTGTACCTTTTGTATCGGAActgagtacttacctactaattttttcaaaaattttcgtCCAATTTTGCGGTCCCAAACTTCATCATTGATGAACCTACTAAATTaccaatgttatttttaacctaAGATGTGATTTAAACCAccttttttatacttacttgcAATGTGtgatactgtttaattttttgtctgtttaaattctgtgtttttgtgttatttttcccttttataatacttgtgacaaaggttttttttttaataaattatattttacataccaaattttaatttaattaaatttaatttaaaaagtttaatttatgcCGGCCTAACTAGGGTCTACGGGCACCTTATGTGCTCTTGGGTCTAGTTTTGCTGCAGTAGGTACAGTAGGAATTATTTAAGGTGTCCCGATTTTGTTAACTGCTTTTGTTCCCTcgtgtgcatttttccgggataaaaagtagcctacgtcactctttgactcataaactatctctatgccaaaaaccacgtcgatccgtcactccgtttcgacgtgaaagacggacaaacatacaaacaaacacacaaacacacacactttcacatttataatattagtaagtaagtaagtatggattTAATTTCAAACTGAGGATTATGCACTTGAGGACATATTAGAATACAATGGTATGGCTTTGGTCGAAAGGTGGAgtgttaacgagatcgggacacctcaaataattcTATAGGTAAAAATGGTTGTGGAGAGGGTCTCCCAGACCTTGGACTTTAGGAAACTCGCAGCTCTCGAGGCTGGAACTCGCTGAAACTCGTAGCTCGTCGAGTTGGTTGGTGGAGTAGCGTCTGTACAAGATTTTAAGTTTCAAACTTTTTAACTCactgaattttatttaatctggCAAAGTTATAATATCGCTTACTTCTTACTTCAGAGAGTTGTAGGATAGAATGATTCGCTCCATTGAGTTGGgactttaaatatatacatgATTGGTTAGTGGGGGAAAACAAAGACGTAGGCTAGAGGAAACTTACAAAGTAATCATCTTCAGCTATTAATATTTATGGAATCGCGTAACTAATTAGCATCGCTACGCTTTGGTCATGTACTCACTAATTTACGAAGGGAAATCAAGATAAGCGGAGCGCAGAGATTTCATCAGGGCAATCAAGTTCTTccttaaaaaagccgtggtggcctagtggtttgacctatcgcctctcaagcagagggcccACTAAGCACAAacgtcgtgggttcaaaccccggctcgcacctctgagtttttccaaattcatgtgcggaattacatttgaaatttaccacgagctttgcggtgaaggaaaacatcgtgaggaaacctgcacaaatctgcgaagcaattcaatggtgtgtgtgaagttcccaatccgcactgggcccgcgtgggaattatggcccaagccctcttgttctgagaggaggcctgtgcccagcagtgggacgtatataggctgggatgatgatgatgaatcaagtACTTGGATTGGTAGGCATTGGGCATACCATAACTAGGTAGGTCGCTGTCGACgctgccctaacataagtattcACTTATCTATGCAACTACTCGAAGTATGTAAAACTGGATACATAAGTTACATTAGGGATCCGaccgtaccttttttttttttattcgactggatggcaaacgagcaagtgggtctcctgatggtaagagatcaccaccgcccataaacatctgcaacaccaggggtattgcagatgcgttgccaacctagatgcctaatgccaataatttcaccggctgtcttactctccacgccgaaacataacagtgcaagcactactgcttcacggcaggattagcgagcaagatggtggtagcaatccgggcgggccttgcacaaggtcctaccacctggctacctacctagaaaattattttcaagattttgtagtcggttccatttttaacgtcccacgcaaaaagagggatgttataagtttgaccgctatgtgtgtctgtgtctgtggcaccgtagctcttaaacgggtagactgatttgaatgcggttttttttatttgatagcaggtttactagcgatggtttttagacatgttttatcaaaataggttcagctgtttcaagatcatcagctcttttgttcgctgcggtaagaatcttagacgcataatgggtatgtACTTTACtgtcaaacatatttgggacctaaaatttgaaacacccatgtatgctatataactatgcaagattatggaattctcagcctgatgctgcagccaggatatccagaacactagtaggtacacttttgataaaaccatagcagatatatcgtgtttggattcgtttcgatcagtatttgattctacatacaatgcaatggtggcaacaggaggagttgatgctgcagccaggatatacagcacactagtacacactataaaaaataatagcacatatgtcgtgtttggattcgttttgatcagtaattgattctacatacaatgcaatggcggcaacacgatgagctgatgctgcagccaggatatccaacacactagtacactttgaaaaaatatatatacctaccaaagtaccataccataccattttgtcggcatagcttacatataatatattcgtgcagaattacagcttactagcattgatagtccctgagaaaagccgcggacggacagacagacagacagacatggcgaaactataagggttccgtttttgctatttaggctacggaaccctaaaaaagggggGTATGTAGCGGATCTGCTCCTTTGTATTACAtcaatctttttttatataaaaacattGATAAACTCATAAAAGTGAGATAATAAAAATGACTaagtacaaataattttatttctacaaatcatgatatatttattagtaacaaagtTCTTAAActaatgtaagtatgtatacctaagtatatatttttttctatctaacatccaagactaaaactatttaataaactaaactatgttacaaaataaaaacgtcatccaaattttctgccccaggcaatgaccccaagacactggcagcattacctctctcaactgttattcctaatctttgcgagaggtaagtgccagccctggggtcacctgaggccaaaaccagacgagtagataagtcctacaaataactatttaattcTAATTACTAACAATACAAAACGAATACacaatttgcaggtggtaggaccttgcatcttgctcgctaatcctgccgtgaagcagtagtgcttgcactgttgtgtttcggcgtggagagtaagacagccggtgaaattactggcacgtgaggtatcccatcttaggcctctaggttggcaacgcgtctgcaatacccctggtgttgcagatgtttatgggcggtggtgatctcttaccatcaggagacccacttgctcgtttgccatccagtcgaataaaaaaaaaattgtataagatttttttattaataaaaatatacaaacaagcAGAAAGCGCGCAGCGTTTTCGTATTAGTTAAAACCGGTCGGCTTAACAATGAGCTACGTCCACGGATAAATAATAACCgtgatgcgaggcgatgcgttTGCGACAGGAGCGGAGCAGATTACTTTGCCGTGCAGCAGCCACCAACAAAcactattaaaaatatcaaatgttgttgttgttgtcgtCCTATGGTACCCCAGTGGTACAAAGGGCCTTAGTGAGACGTCGCCATCCGCTCCTGTCCTGCGCCTGTTGCTCCGCGTCTCCCCAACTAAGCCCGGCCGCCCGCAGCTCGGCGTCCACGGTGCGCTGCCGCGTGTGCGCCGGCCGGCCCCGCCGCCTGCTCCCAACGGAAATGGAAGTGGATAGGGCACACCCTCCGAAGACCAGAGGACAATACAGCCAGGGTGGCGTTCACGTGgaaatgtaaattaattaaataatatttcgcgccgtttaaatttatttattccacaATTAAAATCAAGTGAAGTGTTTCCCCGAGTCGGGGAGCAAGTCTGGGGCCCACCTCAAGACCCCGGGATAGAAAATTTTTCCTGAGCGAGCACCGTCGGCGGCGAGATCGTCGTGCGCAGGGAGGTGCACCCATTCTGGGTTCTGtaccttttaacttaaattcAGTGCGTTCAACTCGTAAATTACTTACCGCGACCTAGCCGGTGCATttgtttaaattgaataaatcgTTAcgtaaatttttttaatttggttttaCACTCATTTATCTCCCACTACTTAGCTTTCTTAATTTCACTacctaaaaactaaaatcgcCCCAAGGTTTGCAATACCTTTGGACGCGACAGTTATCTTGTGGATTACTATATTTCGATACTGCGAGGTTTACTTATTTAGTAGCTTTATTATGTAGCTGAAGTCTTACGAGAACGtcgattatttatttcaaaaataactaCAGTACTTAATCCACAACTTAACTGTTctgtaaataaatctctttctttctttcaaatttcgacatgctttatttatatttcaattaacGGCGTATAATGCGCGTCTTGAAGATGCAAATGTAAAAAACTTTGCGAAGCATTCACTCTGAAATGACAATATTGTACTTCTTCCATTTGAGTCGCAGTGTTAACATAACGATAATGAATACACACATTTTTGTCATACACTTTgctaaatatatctatacagTCCATTTCTGCATAGTCTGTCTCACTACTAAGAATTGATCTTACACCATCTGGATTTAGGCAGGAATTCACCAAAGGAGAAGCGAGGAGCTGTTTTCGAATTTGCGACGGCGTTATGGAGAGATCCAAGAGTTTTATAATGGAGAAGAAGAAGCAGTTCCCATCACCAGGAATGTCCTTAAAAGCCTGACGATCAGCTGGGTCTGCGCAGTTATTCAGCTGCTCATACGGCGCTTGGAAATTCTGCGACAGCTCTGGGTTCTCTACTTGCCTTTGATATCTGAAACAAATAggtataatacaaaataaaatttttgagtAAATCATTTCTAACAATTAAGAAAGAGAGAATGATttttttggttccatcagttgGTAAAATTATCGTCACAATTAAATCAATTCTATCCCTAAGTtcttccatagtttagtttagagGTAGTTGTGCGTGAGAAAAAGTTTCGCTTGAAACGGACGGTGCTAGATTACCAtccatcaaggtggtgaggatgaacGGTTTACCATCAGGTTATCCGCATGCTTGTATCTACTTTGTTATAGGTATAGataagtttatgttaaaaaaatcatcattttttCTGTCTGTACTTTTATTGACTGTATTTGGATGGTCATCTAACCTATTGTACatatgcatacaaatttcaagtcgatcagaTAATGGAAGTGGatggattaaaataaaattgcaagaTTTGTCCTAAAACAACAACGAGggcaaataaaagcttgtattaacaAATGCATACCTGTCACGTTCTTTTTGATGTGCTGTAGTATGACGTTGAAATAAAGGCGCGCTAACATATTTCTTGCATTGCTTACAGAATCGATAAACCTTCGATATATTGTCAGTCCCTTGTCTTTCAATTCGCGTCACTTGATTATTCAtaagcatattattatgttcttgcGCATTGAGGTCTCTTTGAGTTGTTACGTTTTCTTCCTGCGAACTTACAAATTCATGAGAACTTTCAGTCGAACCTGCATTACTAACTGTTTTTTTCTTGTCAAAAACATCATTTACATAATTTCTTTTTTGTACATTGATTAAAAGTTTTTTCAGGTCTATTTTTCCATTTACATTGTGATATTTAATCATGTGTTTATTTAGACCAGGTGCATCGTTAAAATCATCATTACATTGTAAACAAGTGGCATTGTAACCATTTTCTGTTTCTGATATTCTTTTTACCCAATCAGGGAAGAAGATTTTATGTGTCACGAGATAGTGTCGATTTATGCGCACCCTCTTTTTCAAGCACAAAATGCATTTCTGCTTTGTAAGTTTTGtagtatgtttgtttttaaaatttccttttttaatGCTGCTAGATGTTCCTTGGCACTTGAAAGTAGAATTAGTTTTGttaaaattcttatttttatgcGTGCTTTTTTCTTTTGCACTGGTGTTTCGATGCTTTGTACGATCATTTGTAGTCTTAAAGCCTTCATTGCGTATTTTGGAGCTGCGGATATTTGGTTTATTGCTTATGATCTGGCAGTTTACTGAATCATCACTTGGGATGCTCAATACCAATTGAGCGAAAAGTTTTTCAGCTCTATTTCTTTTGCATAATGCAGCAACTTTAATCAAACTTTGTAGGAACGAATCTTTACTGGACTTGTGGATTTTAGATGAATTCGATTTTCTGCTTGCAGTAGCGGCCGAAGCCAGCTTCTCTAGAAAAATGTGCTTTGGGGTTCGACGGCGCATGTTGGCCTGAAAtagtaaataagaaacaaataaatatcatgggacaattaacTAACACCAATttctattgacctagtcccaaacggttttattgttagttttggTCTTATTTTATTCGTGTAAAATggttcaaaaattcaaaatactaATTTTATTCTGCAACTTCTTGAAGTAGGCCACAAAGGGTTGTTTGAAATATCACTTTTTtcaaactaccagcgctttcggaaataccatcattagTATCATTACCAagcagaaagtattttattcaaaataaacaaaaataaatagttacaaacaaaatacatataaaatggTGGCACTGATgtaaccaaataaatatttctttctttcattcaaactaagcaaagcttgtaggtactatgggtaagtactagacaacggataaacatacttatatagataaattcatGCATAAATATTACACGTTCGATactcgaaaacaaacattaatattattcCTACAAATATCCGCCCCGACTgaagatcgaacccgggacctcaagcttcgtagtcaagttagGTTAAGTGTATGTTATTTATAGTTAGATACATTTATAtgacactagcttttgcccaagGCTTCGCCCCCGTGGAATTCGGTTagcgcgcgctgttccctcgggaactgtgcattttccgggataaagtggcctatgtcactctctagcccataaactatctctatgtcaaaaatcatgtcgatccgttgctccgttgcgCCGCGAAAGaaggacaaatatacaaacgtacaaacacactcacatttataatattggtatggatttgaaatttaccacgagctttatggtgaaagAAGAGTGTAAGGAATTTTGCCTACACGTTCCAAACAATTCAACGGCTTATGTGAAGTCGACCGACTACTTATATACCCACCCAACGAACGCCCTAAACTTACACTCAACACCTCTCATTCTCAGACAAGACTAATACCCCAGAGTCGaacaaatataaacataatattagcaAGCTAATTTAAGATCAAAGCAGATATCGAACGAGCGAGGAAGATTATTCACGAACCAAGGTCGTACATTCACCGTCCAAGAAAAAACTACAAACTTGACACTACTTTTACGGGCGTACATTAATTCCGGTTTTAGGCCGGGACTTTCAACTGAAAGTGCAATTTTGAGTTTAAAGCATACTGTCAGATACTACACCAACCGCAATACGAATGTATACGCATGTTACCTGGATCTCTCAAAGGCATTCGATTTGGTAAACTATGATATCCTGTggcaaaaattaagtaacattgACATGCCACCAGAACTaaacaatattttcaaattctgGTATCAAAACCAAACTAATGTCGTGAGATGGGCCGGAGCAGTTTCGGGGGCGTACAGGATGGAATGCGGGGTGAGGCAGGGGGGGTTGACCTCGCCGAAGCTCTTCAACCTGTACATCAACGGGCTGATTGAGGAGCTCAGCAGCACTCGCGCCGGTTGTTATATTGACGGAACGTGTGTTAATAACATAAGTTACGCAGACGACATGGTGCTGCTGAGTGCCTCTCCGTGTGGTATAGGTAGGTTACTGAACGTCTGCGAAAGTTATGCGGCCTGCCATGGATTGGTATACAATGCTAGCAAAAGTCAGTGCATGTTATTTAGGGCCAGAAATAAATGCGTGCCTGAGGTCCCTCCTATTACACTGAATGGGATACCCCTGAAGCTTGTGCCGCAGTTTAGGTACCTGGGACATGTGGTGACGTCTGACCTTAGAGACAATGCGGACATAGAGCGTGAGCGCAGAGCACTGTCTGTACGTGCAAATATGATCGCCCGCAGGTTTGCGCATTGCTCCGCTGAAGTCAAGGTCACTCTATTCAGAGCTTATTGTACATCCTTTTATACGAGTAGCCTGTGGGCGGATTTCACACAAAAACAGTACAGTGCTCTGCGAGTACAATTTAATAACGCGTTCAGGGCACTGTTGGGGCTGCCTCGGTATTGCAGCGCATCAGGGATGTTTGCGGACGCgcgtgtagactgcttccaagCCACCATGCGCAAGCGCGGCGCGTCCCTGGTGCGCAGGCTGCGGGCCAGCTCCAACGGCGTCCTCAAAATGATAGCAAGCAGATTTGACTGCGCTTATGTGAATCACTGTTGCATGGCTCACCACAATAAGAACGCCAAGTACGACACCTATTGACAGATGATCAGTGtagcgaaatttaaaaaaaatatcagcgtctttctttttagttagtcttagttttagatAGTTGGccattgttttaattgtttgacATATAAGGTTTTTATTCGGAATTTACAAATGGGAAtatattgtttaattaatttgactttgttagtgaattttataatattatttaattcctGTAATGATAGTGCCATGTAAATACTAATTCTAGCATGTAAGTGTACTGTAATACTAACAAATTATGGATTTGTTTATgcctgaaataaaattaaattattattattattattattattaattgtactTACCTCGATTCCGCAGGGTGGCAATGGCAACCGTACGACCACCTGTTGGCTAGATATGCTACGTTGTATGACTTCGTAACGTACTTTCGTATATCATAGAACTGCACGCTCTCCAACAGGCGTCTGAATTGTACGTATTTGTGCTAATTTACTCATTAGCTTGACTTTAACAAAAACTAAACCACCAACGACACACCACATAACCAATAAATAACCAAGTAAAACTAGTAAAACTCACGATAGAGAAATA
It encodes:
- the LOC141444936 gene encoding uncharacterized protein, translated to MVLLSASPCGIGRLLNVCESYAACHGLVYNASKSQCMLFRARNKCVPEVPPITLNGIPLKLVPQFRYLGHVVTSDLRDNADIERERRALSVRANMIARRFAHCSAEVKVTLFRAYCTSFYTSSLWADFTQKQYSALRVQFNNAFRALLGLPRYCSASGMFADARVDCFQATMRKRGASLVRRLRASSNGVLKMIASRFDCAYVNHCCMAHHNKNAKYDTY